One window of Stenotrophomonas indicatrix genomic DNA carries:
- a CDS encoding site-specific integrase, whose amino-acid sequence MKTERRPLGRVKQAALSALSKDGYPFDPSSNQWRLNKDVQLSLVLPHSIDPSVESGFRATLLRYAEEASGHHAYNMEKGFKKYLRDTGASHVSVAELINWRATLGTHDQWKLGGLKGFLLAWHDYGFDGVSTEVVDLLQGWRIQGNEKGAAVASGCPDSGPYTDLEMAALLDWANLAITRRNISLEEYAYLLALAMTARRPVQLAALRGRDLIRDSTRGVETFRLRIPRAKQRGIKFRGAFRTLAVIEDLYLVLQQLHQRSVALASETVEQAIEPELAGELPVFINRGRLMQVRSVHEMKGLLMGDAPDRLHATTSSLSSALRRCARASTARSERTGEFIRLSATRFRHTRGTKLRREGFGAFVIAELLDHSDVQNVSIYAKSTAQEAVLINELVGAQLAPFAQACLGKLVASEREAIRGGDPRSRVANERQNAVGTCGNYGFCASGYRACYTCSHFQPWVNGPHEEVLADLYAEKDRTRAAGCADAVVNANDQLILAVEHCVAMCRTARSTE is encoded by the coding sequence ATGAAGACTGAGCGAAGGCCTCTTGGAAGAGTCAAGCAAGCCGCGCTCAGCGCATTGTCAAAGGATGGCTATCCTTTCGATCCATCCAGCAACCAGTGGCGGTTAAACAAGGACGTCCAGCTCTCTCTGGTACTTCCGCACAGTATTGACCCTTCCGTCGAATCTGGCTTCCGCGCCACATTGCTTCGTTACGCTGAGGAAGCTTCGGGCCACCATGCATACAACATGGAGAAAGGATTCAAGAAGTACCTCCGGGACACGGGGGCGTCGCACGTGTCGGTGGCTGAACTCATCAATTGGAGGGCCACCTTGGGCACCCACGATCAATGGAAGCTCGGTGGATTGAAGGGGTTTTTGCTCGCATGGCATGACTATGGGTTTGATGGCGTCTCCACGGAGGTCGTCGATCTCCTGCAGGGGTGGCGGATTCAGGGCAACGAGAAGGGGGCGGCGGTTGCTAGCGGCTGTCCCGACAGCGGGCCGTACACCGACCTCGAGATGGCGGCCCTGCTGGACTGGGCAAATCTGGCAATTACACGTAGGAACATTTCTCTAGAGGAATACGCGTACTTATTGGCGTTGGCAATGACGGCAAGACGCCCTGTCCAGCTCGCGGCACTTCGAGGTCGGGACCTGATCCGTGATAGCACAAGAGGGGTGGAGACCTTCAGGCTTCGAATTCCTCGTGCGAAGCAGCGTGGGATCAAGTTCCGCGGCGCGTTTCGCACGCTAGCTGTCATCGAAGACCTTTACCTGGTGCTTCAACAGCTGCACCAGCGTTCCGTCGCCTTGGCCAGCGAGACAGTAGAGCAAGCCATCGAGCCAGAATTGGCGGGCGAACTTCCAGTCTTTATCAATCGAGGGCGCCTGATGCAGGTGCGCAGCGTTCATGAAATGAAAGGGCTTCTAATGGGGGACGCACCAGACCGGTTGCATGCGACTACTTCCTCACTCTCATCGGCCCTGCGGCGCTGCGCGAGAGCGTCGACCGCTCGCTCAGAGCGGACCGGTGAGTTCATTCGGCTGTCCGCGACTCGCTTCCGACACACCCGGGGAACAAAGCTGCGTCGTGAGGGGTTCGGAGCCTTTGTGATCGCAGAACTGCTCGATCATTCTGATGTTCAGAATGTCAGCATCTATGCCAAGAGCACAGCGCAGGAGGCCGTTCTGATCAACGAGCTGGTTGGTGCCCAGCTGGCTCCTTTTGCGCAAGCCTGCCTGGGCAAGCTTGTCGCATCGGAGAGGGAGGCGATCCGCGGCGGCGATCCACGGAGCCGTGTAGCCAACGAGCGTCAAAACGCCGTTGGAACCTGTGGCAACTATGGGTTCTGTGCTAGTGGGTATCGTGCCTGCTATACGTGTAGTCACTTTCAGCCTTGGGTTAATGGACCTCACGAGGAAGTTCTGGCTGATCTTTACGCAGAGAAGGACCGAACTCGAGCTGCAGGATGTGCCGATGCGGTTGTGAATGCGAATGATCAACTGATACTTGCGGTTGAGCACTGTGTGGCAATGTGCAGAACCGCAAGGTCAACGGAGTAG
- a CDS encoding site-specific integrase: protein MSPKLSVHVMQDGERVPMLHDESGLPLFYPTLYATSQLRNAGVAVNTIRNKLADLIVLLRWEVANCRNLISEFQDGSFLTIADVVSLRDFAKLDMRNWKSDGHCAEKPSIRVLGFLEARVAPSRARAAIGSQQHFNRLSTIADYLEFTASVVTQHNGSHQMGQEIARMGTTIRKHRPRGLTKHFEEEPERRSPPTDVVNHFMAVGSERDSRNPFKHPDIRLRNAIIFGLLRHTGMRRGELLSLRLDQFDLGHEPLVWVRRNQDDKHDSRRYQPVAKTKERPLPLPAELAEQLSRYMLQVRAGIRPARRHPYLLISHRKGAGWGQPLSISALNSQIFGRMRAVDSDFELIHPHAFRHHFNYELSRSIDERNAEIQSGATAEHAVPISEHREQDVRAFLNGHRHRASGAAYNRRHIREVSEKAARLVQSGMMRKINKKMAEEDED, encoded by the coding sequence ATGAGCCCCAAGCTGTCGGTCCATGTGATGCAAGACGGCGAGCGAGTTCCGATGCTCCACGACGAATCGGGCCTTCCGCTGTTCTATCCCACGTTGTACGCGACCTCGCAGCTGCGAAATGCTGGCGTGGCCGTCAACACCATCCGCAACAAGCTTGCCGATCTGATCGTGTTGTTGCGATGGGAGGTTGCGAACTGTCGCAATTTGATTTCGGAGTTCCAGGATGGGAGCTTTCTGACCATCGCCGATGTGGTTTCGCTACGCGATTTCGCCAAGCTTGATATGCGGAACTGGAAATCCGATGGGCACTGCGCAGAGAAGCCAAGTATCCGTGTCCTGGGCTTTCTGGAGGCGAGGGTTGCCCCAAGCCGAGCTCGGGCCGCAATTGGCTCGCAACAACATTTCAATCGTCTAAGTACGATTGCCGACTATCTGGAGTTCACGGCAAGCGTCGTCACGCAGCACAACGGTTCTCACCAAATGGGACAAGAAATTGCTCGTATGGGGACTACCATCCGAAAGCACCGTCCGCGCGGTTTGACGAAGCATTTTGAGGAAGAGCCAGAACGTCGCTCCCCTCCGACCGACGTCGTGAATCACTTCATGGCAGTCGGATCTGAACGTGATTCAAGAAATCCGTTCAAGCACCCGGATATCAGACTCCGCAACGCGATCATTTTCGGCCTGTTGAGACATACCGGCATGCGACGCGGAGAACTCTTAAGTCTTCGACTGGATCAGTTTGACTTGGGCCACGAGCCCCTTGTTTGGGTTAGGCGCAACCAGGATGACAAGCACGATTCTCGACGCTATCAGCCTGTCGCTAAGACCAAGGAAAGACCTCTCCCGCTACCGGCTGAGCTCGCTGAGCAGCTCAGCCGATACATGCTGCAGGTCCGCGCTGGCATCCGTCCTGCGCGGCGGCACCCGTATCTTCTGATTTCGCATCGAAAGGGCGCTGGCTGGGGACAGCCACTCTCCATTTCTGCTCTCAACAGCCAGATCTTCGGTCGAATGCGGGCTGTGGACAGCGACTTTGAGCTGATCCATCCCCATGCGTTCCGACACCATTTCAACTATGAACTGTCCAGAAGCATTGATGAGCGCAACGCAGAGATTCAATCGGGCGCCACTGCTGAACACGCTGTACCAATCAGCGAGCATAGAGAACAGGATGTAAGGGCTTTCCTCAATGGTCACCGACATAGAGCCTCTGGCGCGGCATACAACCGCCGCCATATCCGCGAAGTCAGCGAAAAGGCCGCACGTCTGGTGCAGTCTGGGATGATGCGGAAGATCAATAAAAAAATGGCCGAAGAAGATGAAGACTGA